CGACTACCTGGATTATGTTGATGTCCCTCTCCGCTATCTTCTGGGCGATCTTCGCGAGTATGCCTATCGCCCTCGGTTCCGGCTCGATCTCGATGACGCCGTAGCCGACGTGCCTGCCGACGTACTTCATGTGAACCGTCGGCTCAAGGTTTATGTATATCTCCTTCAGCTCGGGTATCTTGAGTATCATTCCCACGGTTTCCTTGACAACGCGTCTGTCAACGTCGAGGGCCTTCGCAATCTTCGTGTAGGGAACCTCTATATCACCGGCCTTGATCTTCATATCATCGGAAACCCGAAGGCCGTACTTAAGGAGCGTCTTGGCGATCTGCTTCCTCACGGGATACTCGTCAAAGTAATGCTCGATCTTTCCCCACATTACCTATCACCCACACTAGTCCATCACTAGACTGTTTAATTCAATAATATTAAAATGTTTCCATGCCCGCATGACTCCAAAAGGCCTCTCCTTAAAAACCTTTGGGCGGGAAGGGGCATGGACGCCCCACTGATGGACGGATTTTTTATCCATCGGCGGATTTTTAAAATCTCCGCTAAATCCGCAAATATGATCGAGGTCAGGCTCCCCCATACACGTTTCGAGGACATGGGCGAGAACATCAGGCTCATATGGCGCGAGACCCTCTATGCGGAGTTTGAAAAAAGAGAGCTCTCCAGAGTCATCAAAAGGAAGTACCGCGTGTCACCGGAGATAACGGTGAAAGACGGGGTTATGGTTGTCCATACCGACTATCCGGATGTGGAGAAGTACATCGCAATCTACATCCAGAACAACCTTGGCAACTTGCTGAAGAACCTTCACACCGGCAGGAAGGTTCTCTACATCCATGAGGGTATGGACGTCCCCCTTCTCGGCTACAACGCCTTCGGGCTGATCGATCGGGGCACGAATCTGATACAGGTTCGTGGTGCCAGCGGCTGCAACCTTAGCTGCGTCTTTTGCTCTGTCGATGAAGGGCCGTATTCAAGAACGAGGAAGCTCGACTACGTTGTTGACATAGACTACCTGATGAAGTGGTTCGATGAGGTTGCGAGGATAAAGGGCAAGGGCCTTGAGGCCCACCTTGACGGGCAGGGAGAGCCGCTGATCTATCCCTTCCGGGTAGAGCTCGTTGAAGCTCTGAGGGAGCACCCCAACGTCTCCGTAATCTCTATGCAGAGCAACGGCACGTTGCTGAACGACAAACTCGTCGAGGAGTTGGCCGAAGCGGGCCTTGATAGGGTGAACCTATCGCTCCACTCCCTCGATCCTGATAAGGCGAAGATGCTCATGGGAATGAAAAACTACGACCTACAGCACGTTCTCGACATGGCGGAGGCTCTGGTTAACGCGGGAATAGACGTTCTTCTGGCCCCCGTCATAATATTCGGAATCAACGATGACGAGGCCGAGGCTTTTATCGAGTTCGCCCGGAAAATAGGGGCTGGAAAGCGCTGGCCGGCTTTGGGCTTCCAGAACTACATCCCCTACAAGTTCGGAAGGAACCCCACGATCGCCAGGCTCGTCCCATTCAAGGAGTTCTACGCGTGGCTCAGAAAGCTTGAGGAGAAAACCGGGATGAGGCCCCTCGTCCTTAAGCCGAAACACTTCGGCATGGAAAGGAGAGAGTTCATACCTCTCGCCTTCAGGCCGGGGGAGATAGTTAAGGCCGAGGTAGTTCTGCCCGGCAGAATACAGGGTGAGATGCTTGCCAAAGCCAGAAACAGGCTCATAGAGGTCATCAACACCGACGCAAGGATCGGGGACAGGATTAAAGTCAGGATAGTCAGGACGAGGCACGGGATTTACATTGGAACCCCTGTTTAGGTCTCACAACTTTGATAACTAATATATAGTCCTTCCACACATCGTTCTGTCATGACTCCAAAAAGTTTAAATTTTCGGCGCCGATGAGTTAACCGGGGAGCGTGATGAGGAAAGTCTACGCTGTCGTCTTAGTCCTGGTAGTCCTTTCGTTCACTTTCTACTTCGGCAACTTTTTCATGGCCAGGCCGGAAACCCACACAAGTGCCCGAACCGGGAGCATGAAAAGCGTCAACGCGACATTTAACGACGGATTCTGCGTTTATCCTGACTCTCCCCTTGGAAAGATGGTTGCGGAGGAGCTCAGGGGCAGGGGGTACAAGGTGCTCCTGCTCAGTGCCCCGGTTGAGTGCGACGGTCAGTTCCTGGCTGTCTGGGTTAAATGGTTCAACGTCAGCTATTCCCCTGTACTTGCGAGGGGTCACGTACGGGTAATCGCAGTCTATTCAAGCGCCGGCGACCCGACACACTACCTCAGGTACAGGAACGCCACAGACGGGACGGCGGCACTGATGGATTTTGAAGATACCCAAATACCCCAGTTTCAGGCTTACGTTCTTGTTGATGTCTCCGATGAGTCCAGGGGAATCATCGGCCTCAGGGGGTATCAGGATTACCTCATGAGGGAGGCGGCAAAAGCTGTCGTTGGGAACATCAAACACGTGACGGACGGTGAGGCTGGATGAACCGCCAGGGGATAACCCTAGCGCTCCTCATCGTCGTGGTTTACTCATTTGTCTTTTACTTCTCCTTTTCAACCAGCGTCTCCTGGAAGTCGAGGGGCGAGTTTGACCACCTGGCCAACGTTACCATCCGGGGAAGGGTAGTCGTGGACATGCCCATTGAGCTTGAGCTGATCTCAGGCGTTTCTCCAGAGCTTGACTACCACGGGCAATCTGAGGGCTCTCTGAAGGCCGCCATAATGAAGGTTCTGGAATCGGAGAACCTCTCCCCAGAGTTCTCACACGTGAGACCCGTCATCGTCTTTCCGGGTGGAGGACTGCCCTCAAGGATA
This portion of the Thermococcus sp. genome encodes:
- a CDS encoding regulator; amino-acid sequence: MWGKIEHYFDEYPVRKQIAKTLLKYGLRVSDDMKIKAGDIEVPYTKIAKALDVDRRVVKETVGMILKIPELKEIYINLEPTVHMKYVGRHVGYGVIEIEPEPRAIGILAKIAQKIAERDINIIQVVAEDPELYPEATLTIITEKPIPGDLINELSKLEGVKRISIY
- a CDS encoding radical SAM protein, with translation MIEVRLPHTRFEDMGENIRLIWRETLYAEFEKRELSRVIKRKYRVSPEITVKDGVMVVHTDYPDVEKYIAIYIQNNLGNLLKNLHTGRKVLYIHEGMDVPLLGYNAFGLIDRGTNLIQVRGASGCNLSCVFCSVDEGPYSRTRKLDYVVDIDYLMKWFDEVARIKGKGLEAHLDGQGEPLIYPFRVELVEALREHPNVSVISMQSNGTLLNDKLVEELAEAGLDRVNLSLHSLDPDKAKMLMGMKNYDLQHVLDMAEALVNAGIDVLLAPVIIFGINDDEAEAFIEFARKIGAGKRWPALGFQNYIPYKFGRNPTIARLVPFKEFYAWLRKLEEKTGMRPLVLKPKHFGMERREFIPLAFRPGEIVKAEVVLPGRIQGEMLAKARNRLIEVINTDARIGDRIKVRIVRTRHGIYIGTPV